The Helianthus annuus cultivar XRQ/B chromosome 16, HanXRQr2.0-SUNRISE, whole genome shotgun sequence genome includes a window with the following:
- the LOC110916373 gene encoding bidirectional sugar transporter SWEET5, whose translation MDMDTARTLVGVLGNIISLILFLSPLPTFIKIIQAKSVQAFKPDPYVATILNCAVWMFYGLPIVHPDSLLVVTINGAGLAIETVFIIIFFIYSTWGGRRKILIILFCEAVFVALVVVATLMCFDTYKDRSMVVGLIAIVFNILMYAAPLTVMRMVIKTRSVKYMPFSLSLASFVNSIVWCVYALMPLDPYILVPNGLGSLSAIVQLILYATYYGTTNWDDDDDEKYDLQMSSTSKA comes from the exons ATGGATATGGATACTGCGAGAACCCTTGTTGGAGTACTTG GGAACATCATTTCGCTCATTCTCTTTCTCTCCCCCTT GCCAACATTTATAAAGATTATCCAAGCAAAATCAGTTCAAGCTTTCAAGCCCGATCCATATGTCGCCACAATTCTAAATTGCGCAGTGTGGATGTTCTATGGTCTCCCTATCGTCCATCCAGACAGTCTTTTGGTCGTCACAATCAACGGTGCTGGACTCGCCATTGAAACCGTCTTCATCATAATCTTCTTCATATACTCTACTTGGGGTGGTCGA AGAAAGATCCTGATCATTCTCTTTTGTGAAGCTGTTTTCGTAGCTCTCGTTGTGGTAGCTACATTAATGTGCTTCGACACCTACAAGGATAGATCTATGGTCGTTGGATTGATTGCCATCGTATTCAACATACTCATGTATGCAGCTCCGTTAACTGTCATG AGAATGGTGATCAAGACAAGAAGTGTCAAATACATGCCATTTAGTTTATCACTTGCTAGCTTTGTCAACAGCATTGTATGGTGTGTTTATGCTCTCATGCCGTTAGATCCCTACATCTTG GTTCCAAATGGGCTAGGATCATTATCAGCCATAGTTCAACTCATATTGTATGCAACCTACTACGGGACGACCAActgggatgatgatgatgacgaaaaATATGATCTTCAAATGTCGTCGACATCCAAGGCTTAA
- the LOC118488473 gene encoding glutathione S-transferase T3-like — MVSEKWTKDQEEALAKAWVHCSTNKKKGNQQNRESFWRKILEHFNKTVGGSNRTVHQVRSKWNPMMTKINFFNGLYQQADRTRGSGCKDLDVMKVALKEFKDKFPNGFQHIEAWEVVRRHEKWAQVPLMGEEGEGSAHKRKPIDVDPSIPDMNEDPSPQRPQRRDKRQATSSEGSSAELAAQFKVYTAMKEAKQAVELEAIELRKKRESEARELISEQRETMKNYNYDRDMKTFLKPHDDVPPSMLPFILARKREIANKYGWPCDF, encoded by the exons atggtgagcgaaaaatggacaaaggaccaagaagaggcgttggcgaaggcgtgggtacattgttctaccaacaaaaaaaagggcaatcaacaaaaccGGGAAAGTTTTTGGCGTAAGATTTTAGAGCATTTTAACAAAACTGTcggtggaagtaaccggaccgttcatcaagtacggtctaaatggaacccgatgatgacgaaaataaactttttcaacggcctataccaacaagcg gatcgcacacgaggaagcggatgtaaggatctcgacgtgatgaaagtcgcgttaaaagaatttaaagataAATTTCCTAACGGTTTTCAACACATCGAggcgtgggaggtcgttcgaagacacgagaaatgggcccaagtcccattgaTGGGTGAGGAAGGTGAAGGTTCGGCACATAAAAGAAAGCCCATTGACGTGGACCCTTCGATACCGGATATGAACGAagacccctcgccacaaagaCCACAACGAcgagacaagcgtcaagctacatcgtccgagggaagctcggccgagttggcggcacaattcaaagtgtacaccgctatgaaagaagcgaagcaagcggtagaattggaggcgatcgaattgaggaaaaaaagagagtcggaggctcgcgagctcatatcggaacaacgcgagacgatgaaaaactacaattacgatcgagatatgaaaacattccttaagccgcacgacgatgttccgccaagtatgttgccgttcatcctcgcccgaaagcgcgaaatcgctaacaagtacgggtggccatgcgatttctaa